The following are encoded together in the Phragmites australis chromosome 19, lpPhrAust1.1, whole genome shotgun sequence genome:
- the LOC133900765 gene encoding uncharacterized protein LOC133900765, translated as MESIWQLINEWEIQLLVLLSFILQVFLFFTGSLRRCSTNGLLRGTIWIAYLGADVVAVYALGFLSRQEDASMDSGTVRTHPIAFFWAPFLLIHLGGQDTITSFAIEDNNLWLRHLLNLVVEVTLALYVFWKSIGWHNVQLLVPGIFVFVAGIIKYGERTMALRYGSLYNTRSADNSFFNEKIPQLGLDDGHYGFVCFALLWASAIRMLFARRMTYDIDNQFEVPPRMNALFFFDEYTTNTLDHRQLVKLLDVELGIIMYNDLHTKAALLRKRSVIVLRCISQVSAIVALVLFAISNRQADRYGRADIAITYTLFIGGFLLEVCAVITMLASPWTWAWLETRGYRRLAHMSRSLLSSKMFGWPETRPLWSGTMGQYSLLSYIGYDEPASLSQRVMSMIRKMARAFGIGEANRLFWVSKLLNTKNEKVDDKITQLFVEEIRHLSRGGQRQWRHLRPFLKEIITVKTDFVSSISLLHLITEINLNEVSASSAAGIGGDSAALADVCRKLSNYMFYLLVAHPAAASMLLVAGSPEAAIEKVRKNLVPVVSSNKDAILHAASVELRKHVELPSTERREETLEELKNMWVRLLVYAAGKSRPEAHAAQLARGGELITFVWLLMAHYNLGDCANERVELTQARAIDPAIPPRVLCAFNL; from the coding sequence ATGGAGAGTATTTGGCAACTGATTAATGAGTGGGAAATCCAGTTGCTTGTGCTTCTCAGCTTCATCCTACAAGTATTCCTGTTTTTTACTGGCAGCCTTCGGCGATGTAGCACCAACGGGCTGCTTAGGGGCACCATTTGGATAGCATATTTGGGAGCAGACGTGGTAGCAGTTTATGCCCTTGGGTTCCTCTCACGACAAGAGGATGCCTCCATGGACAGTGGTACAGTAAGAACTCACCCCATAGCTTTCTTTTGGGCACCCTTCCTCCTTATTCATCTTGGGGGACAGGACACAATCACCAGTTTTGCCATAGAGGACAACAACTTGTGGTTGAGGCATCTCTTGAATCTGGTAGTCGAGGTGACCCTAGCCCTGTATGTATTCTGGAAATCTATCGGTTGGCACAACGTTCAGCTTCTTGTTCCGGGCATCTTTGTGTTTGTTGCAGGGATTATCAAGTATGGAGAGCGGACAATGGCTCTCAGGTACGGGAGCTTATACAATACTAGATCAGCAGACAATTCCTTTTTCAATGAGAAGATTCCACAACTGGGTCTGGATGATGGACATTACGGTTTTGTCTGTTTTGCTTTGCTATGGGCTTCAGCAATCCGAATGTTGTTTGCAAGGCGTATGACCTACGACATAGACAATCAATTTGAGGTGCCGCCTCGTATGAATgcactttttttctttgatgaGTATACCACTAACACGCTTGATCACAGGCAGTTGGTCAAGTTGTTAGATGTGGAACTTGGTATAATAATGTACAATGATCTCCATACTAAGGCTGCATTGCTGCGCAAAAGGAGTGTCATTGTACTCCGGTGCATCTCTCAAGTGTCTGCTATTGTTGCTCTTGTGCTCTTCGCTATTAGCAACAGACAAGCAGATAGATATGGCAGAGCTGACATTGCAATCACCTACACCTTATTTATCGGAGGTTTCCTTCTAGAAGTTTGTGCAGTGATTACGATGTTGGCGTCGCCTTGGACATGGGCATGGCTGGAGACTCGAGGGTACCGAAGGCTCGCTCACATGTCCAGGTCTCTTCTCTCCAGCAAAATGTTTGGATGGCCGGAGACAAGGCCGTTGTGGTCAGGAACAATGGGGCAGTACAGCCTTTTAAGCTATATAGGCTACGACgagccagcaagtctctcccaacGAGTGATGAGCATGATCAGGAAGATGGCGAGAGCATTCGGCATTGGAGAGGCGAACAGGCTGTTTTGGGTGAGCAAGTTGTTGAACACCAAGAACGAGAAGGTGGATGACAAGATCACACAGTTATTCGTGGAGGAGATTCGACATCTCAGCCGTGGTGGCCAACGGCAGTGGCGACATCTCCGTCCATTCTTGAAGGAAATAATAACAGTAAAGACGGATTTTGTTAGTTCCATTTCTTTGTTGCATCTAATAACAGAGATTAACTTAAACGAGGTGTCAGCATCCAGTGCCGCCGGCATCGGCGGGGATTCTGCTGCTTTGGCCGACGTCTGCCGGAAGCTGTCCAACTATATGTTCTACCTTCTTGTTGCACACCCAGCTGCTGCTTCCATGTTACTGGTGGCTGGCAGTCCTGAAGCCGCGATAGAGAAAGTTCGTAAGAATCTTGTGCCTGTGGTGAGCAGCAACAAGGACGCCATTCTTCATGCAGCCAGCGTGGAACTCCGAAAACATGTTGAGTTACCTTCGACCGAGCGGCGCGAGGAAACGCTGGAGGAGCTGAAAAATATGTGGGTGAGGCTCCTTGTCTACGCCGCCGGCAAGTCACGCCCGGAGGCGCACGCGGCACAGCTGGCCAGAGGAGGGGAGCTCATCACCTTCGTCTGGCTGCTCATGGCCCATTATAATCTCGGGGATTGCGCGAATGAGCGGGTCGAGCTTACACAAGCACGAGCGATCGATCCGGCCATACCTCCCCGAGTACTTTGCGCCTTCAATCTCTAA